The sequence below is a genomic window from Silene latifolia isolate original U9 population chromosome 7, ASM4854445v1, whole genome shotgun sequence.
GCTAATGTTAGGTAGTGTAAATGGTGAAATTGTGTAACTAATATTGTTCGGTAATGCTTTTCAGGATGAAACATAGTTGGTTAAAATTTGGTGTAATTTTTAGGGATTTAGGTTTACTTTTTTCAAATACTCCATAGCAATTTTAAGGTTATTTACATCTGAATTTATGCTTTTTAGACTGAGCTTGTCACGCACTTTTTTAAAAAGAGATGATATTAACCTATATACGTGATTTGTAGATTAGAGTTTTTCTAACTTATActcactaggcataggataagaaaccaaAATAAGAAAGAATTAAATgctatttttatggaaaattgcaaTATCTCATCACTTTTACTTCTATTTACAAGAAACACATTTAATGCTTTCCTTTTTGtaatttcttatcctatgcctagtgggcatagatTAGAAAAATCGTGTAGATTATTATGTAAACTCGGGATCTACCTAGTGCCTACGTAGCTAAGCAATTGCAAGCTCGCtcattataaaaaaaatattactccTTATCTATCTTGTATTTTGGGTCTTCTTTCCAATCTTCTCATCTAATACACggataaaataattaattttactcacttttttttttacctttgtataaaaaatactccctccagcCTACGTCCCGGACTTCCGGTCATTTGTTATTTATTCGTTTTAGTACAAATATCAAGGAAATGACAAAAAAGACAgaaaaataatgataaattaaagtGTTCTCTCACATGTAACTTGCCTAATTCACATGTCCACTTAACCATCTGTGTAAAACTTACCATAAATAAAAATAGATGATAATTGAGTGATATACACCCTAAAACGGAAATAGTTAATAATTAACCGGGATAGAGGGAGTAGTTAATATTATAAGCCGATGTTAGAGGGTAGGGTCGGAAAAGGTTGGAAGAAGGTTAATACTCCCTCTCATTCAAATTAAAGGTAACACTTGCTTTTGGGTGGTTTTTGAGGCGGTATTTTGACCGTATTTTTCGTCATTTATACGTAACtttcttttaaaaaaattaattttatgaaaGACTTTTTCACAACAAATCCAAATATATAAGTTTCGTTGTCTTATACTTGTAACAATATTTCTGGTCAAATTTTTTGAAATTCGACTAAATAAAAGGCGATAttatctttatctttattttggATGGGAGGGTGTAGAATACCATTAAAAAAATTGTTCGGTAATGTAAGATTCAACCAACTACACACGTGGATGAGCTATGAATGCAAATTTGGTGTATCCACCTCGGATCTAGAGTAATCGTCAAGCTTACGTTTGTGACAGTAGTCGCTAGTGAAGTCTATAATCATGATATCGTTTGACGCTTTTTGTGCAGTTTTGAGAATGAGGGATTTTCGAGAGGTGAAAATATGTTTACAATTACGGAGTCTTTTGAGTGATTATTAAGATATCATTCTATAATTTGAAATGaaaaatatagtaataataataataaaaagatagaGGTAAATTAATTCAACACAAGTTACACAATAAAGTTTAATGAAAAATGTTACAATGCACTTGTAACAGGTTGGAGTTAAATGAATGTGAATTCATTTGCGTAAGAATGTGAGAAAAACATATGAATTGTGTTAATTCATGTGTTGGTAACGTGAGATGACTTTATGTAGTAAAATGTAACGTCACTTTCACATAGCTATATAAAGGATGACAAATCCTTTtgaaaagtatctcacaaaatgtAATCAAACAAAGTGACTAAAAAGTCGGGGTTTGAGGGTGAGGTGGAGTACAACGGGtgtttttatacaataatttaggaggttactctaAGGGTGATATTAGTGGCATTGACTAATATTACTGGAGGGCTAGATCTTGTTATCTTATTGAGTATTATTGTGGATTTCGAATTGGTATTTAATTCGGGACGGTTACGTTGTGCTGGTgctatattattatagtggattctagtcgatttggctagtgggttttacttcGAGTTTGGAAAATTTTgccctgggtttgaccctaaaaTATCGTCTCATCGTAGtattgcttacatttatttacttttacggtttactTGTCGGTTGGTTGTTTCCGTTACGCGTGGGAAACTGACGCTAATTTCCCAACacttttaatataaaaataatttaCTAATAGAAATAATTGCTGTTGACAATTATGAAAATATGTCAACAAATAATGAAAGAATCATGTTGTGCCCCTGTCTTTAATTAAGTATTATGGAAATACATAAAAAAAGTACGAAAAGGTAATATCTCAATAGCTTAGTAAGAGATGCTCTCTCACAAGTCACAAGGTTTTGTAAAGTTAGTATTATTCAACTTACACTATAGACAATTGAAAGAGTATACCGTTTGTAAATGTAACTAGACAATCATCATTAAATATTCATAAAAAATAATTTTTCAATGATATCTAAAAAATACGTTGAATAAATTATAACTCTTGGTgaaaaaataaagaagaaagtAAGAAACCATATAACCAATGATGTACTCGAATGAGTTGGTTCATGCATCTCAAATTTAGACTCTTATAATTGGTATACATGTTTGAAAGCAATTTGTTATGAAATTGTACTTTTCTAAACTGAAGTCCGACAACTAAAGTGGCCGACTTAATTAGTACACATAGTTTGAAGACTATTGACGTAGTTATTAGTAATTACTCCATACAAGTTTTTGAATAGCTTCCCATTTATTGGTATAGTCGATATGGCATGCTAACGTAGTTGTTAACTTGTTATGAGTTATATTGTCAAACATAAAGGGTAGCCTATTGACGTAATTATTACCGTTACATGCAGAATTGCATGTTTTCGAATAGCTACCCATCTATTGAAAAAATATATGGCCTATTATTCTATCAACGTAGTTATTATTGTGAGTTCTATCGTTAAACATAAAATGTAGCGTTATTGACGTAGTTATTATAGTTGCATAAATACAATTTTTTTGAATAGCTACTCATCTGTTGGTAGTAGATATGGCCTATCAACGTGGTGGTTGTGAGTTCTATCGTTATTCGTTAAACATAAAATGTTGGAGGTAAACTGATCAATAGGTAGGTTGTTTGTATGAGCCAATGCCTGGTAACATCACATCGCAACCATGTGACAACTAACTACTACGCTGATTTTGTTACAAGTTAGGTACTCTTTTTTGCAAaaatggttgttgttgttgattaaaatcttatatatatatatatgaaactgggttgaaacgctgtggatgcgccacgtggcaTTTCAACCTTAATTACCATCATTAATTACAACTAATTATTATATATGAACATAATAAATACTGCATAAATCTCAACAAAGTTTTAATTGTAGTTCAATAAATGTTACGGTTTTTAATAAATTATACTCCCTTATTTCTAAATAATTGACATTTTCATTTTACGAGGCGAGCCTTTGAATTCAATTTCACACAAATACATTTGTTcgaaaattataaaagttacaccATAAATTTCTTTACGAATAGAGCTTTAATATGAGTATATATATTTCAATATATTTCGTtatatattttgagagatattgaaaagAGAATTCAGTGTATCGAAAAGTAAGAACAATTTAAAAAGAACAGAGAGAGTATTATAAGTACGattatttgattctaaatttagtaaaaaacaaatttaataaaaaacctaaaatgtaaatatgtataTGATTTTATGAGGGCTTAAAAATTGTGAAAACGATCATGTATTTACATAGTGATAACGAGTGCATTtttattaaatattttatatgttttattttaaaatactttgatgttaaacctcaaaaaattaTACTTGAGAAAAAGTTCAATctattttatttataagtaaaatcTTAAACACCATTATACATAGTTTTGTCAGAAAAACAAAATTTgtaattttcttataaatatgatGGACCCTTTATATTTGATACATAAACGGCATACATATTATACatacaaaaaatgaaaaaaaaaagaagcatAAAAATATATTCAAATCCTTTTTAACAACTATTAACTGATTCGGAAAAATAACGTATGGTGAAATGATCTAATTTAAGAACAtaatgttgattgttgtattattcgagtacatttattttcattaatatgatattaaatattattaaaatctataCGATGTATATGGCAAATACTAGAATAAATTCGACATAAAGAAAAATATAGAAAAAAACTTTATGTGACATGTATGTTTTTAACAATAACAAAATTTATCGCAAAAGTTTATGTATGTACACATTAAACAGAAGAATATATCACGAGCTCAAGTGGGCATAGATAATATATTTGTTAGACAAGATTATGATATTGTCAAAGTGTTGAAGATCGGAGATCGAAGAAATggatctttattttttttttgacgaGTTCGAAAGGAATGATCGACCTTCCTATTGAAGATTGAAGATCGAAGGGCTGAAGAATtggtttttcttctttccttattTCGCAAACCCATGGAGATTTTGATAAATTACCATGGGTTTGAGGGGGGATGTTAGAGAAGATTATGATATTGTGACATATCATAATCAGAATAATATCCGGATTATGGAATAAGTTATTATGTTAACATTATTAGAAGATATTATGATTATGTTTAGATATATTAGagtactataaatacggagtTATTGTAATGGTTGGAGACACGAACGAACGATTATCAATAATACTAAGATTACCTTTATACTTTTCCCCCTCTCGAATTCTAATAATATTAACGAGAATGTATGTGCCATGTGGCATCATATCCATATGAATATTCACTACAAAATTAATGATATTAGACATTTAAGTGATAAAATACATGAGAAAGAGAGAGATAAGAtgattctttttctaattattatcgTCAAATAATCATTGTATACTTATTTATAAAACATTGATCACACAGAACAAATTAAGCTTATTACTTATAATACATTTATACGGAGTGtgtattttatttaaattttttgaaGTTAAGCCTGAAAAATTAATATTTGAAAAAAACTTAATCTATTTCTATTTAAAACTAAAAATATAAAATGTCATATATCCAGTTCTAATATTTTTATtcgattataataataaaaatatttaaacaggccgcgcgaagcgcgggatgcTACCTAGTATTAATTAAAGTTCAGCGGCTgattttaaattatttgaaataAATGAGCTTATATGAGTTTAGAAATTGTTTTTTCGTAACCGAGAAGTGCAAGTTAGTCGATTAAGGAAATTTTACCTTGAAGGCTTGAACACATAAATCGTAGTTCTAAGCAACAATTTTACCACGATATACTTTACACGACATATTCTTTTTTCACTTTACCCGTAAACTATTTTTTCTTATTGCCTGGGATAAAACCGATAATTAAGACCGAGAAGCATCTTATATGCAGTTGTTAATTCACGCAAATCCTCTTAATATGCACCATATATAATTTACATGAATGTGTTCGCAATAAATAGTTAAATGAGAGTACTGCAACATTACTCTCTCAGATAATCTTCCTGAAAATAGAGGTGTCCGTTTAAACGGGTCAAATACTACACTCTTTAGATAGACGAGACAAAGTTTTATTATTCTCTAGGTATGATTTTTTTGTCTACATCTCTATGCAAATAGTAATACTTGACCAGCTTAAATATAAACTAATATCTTCATTTTAAATAAGAATTTTTGTTACTTTTTATCCCCGACCCTAGGGATAGGAATATATTTTGGACCGATTACCAACGGGCTAGTTTGTACATTTTTATACAACCCATATGTATTTTGATTGATAAACATTTGGGCCTCTTACAAGATGACTAGTTTTGTATAAGCCCAAAAGTCTGAAATTCCCAATATTTGGAACACAAGGATTTTAGGAGTCCAACTAAGCTAGTTGGATATCACAAATGTAGTCAGTCCTTTATATGAATGTCCATAAGAAATTCATCTGTCCTCGGAGCAAATCTCTTGTTCTATTTTGTGTCACATACTTCTCCGAATGACACATCAACATTTTGATatatattattactatttttattatttgaaaTGTGATGTGTCAAGATATTAAAGTAATGGGATACAAGATGAGATATAAAAATGAGACACGTGATCTTTTGTATAGTTGTACATATCTTCAATTGTGCTTAGACAGAAAAAGTATTTAGAATTTTCtttacacaacaacaacaacatcagagccttaatcccaaaatgatttaggGTCAGCTGATATGAATCATCCTTTAAAACTGTttatgggtgaacgcacaccatTTATTTGTTTATACTATATGAAATTAGTAAATATTTTCTTGTCCCATTTATTTGTTTTATGTTGATTAAAATATATCACTCATAAGgtatataaaaggtaaacaaataaatgaacAGATGAAGTATTACGAATAACATTTACAAAGTAATCCTTCCGTCTCGCTCATTTTTTTACCTTGAATTTTTGcaaaaaaaccaagaaaagaggagaTAGCCAATTATTGGATGACAAATGGACAAATAGAACAAATTGAGTATGAAAGATCAAATTGTCTATAAaaaacatttccaaaataaaaagataaacatTTAACAGAGACGctaaaaaaaagataaataaataatcgGGGATAGGGAATATTacgagaaaaaggattacgcatctgaggtagtacctcagacctTATAGTTTTTGAGCgtatacacattttttctgagcatattaccatttataaatataattttttagcaatattatattttttagtttaatgttttagtaaatgtgctcaaaaattTTGTACTAAaacagaactcaaaaactttaaaataaaacttagaaaataaataataaaaaatattatCTCAGATGTTTAGTCTATAAACTGAAATATTACTTAAACTCACAAATTTCgtaattgtttgttctattattCAACGTTTCTTATGTCTCATTCAATACGCGATGATCATTTGACTCATTAGCCAATTAACTTGTAATGTACTTGGTGGTTACATAGGTACAATTACGTACGAGTGTACGACCAAAGACTGGTCAATTTTCAATGACAATGAAGGTCAATGTTTTACACCACTAAGGTGGTCGTAATTTCTTTTTTTATTGATCGGCCAACGACTTACTTCGTCTATTTTATCCTCTAAATTGAAATGATGAGACATTTTCAAACAGACAAATTAAAGCATGGTCTCTCATTACTTTTTGGGGTGAAGATGTTTTTTTCACTTAACTTTTAGTTGTTGGACCATCTTGGTCTTTCTTTGAACCTCTAGAAACTTATCTCGAGTcaacataaataaagaaaatttcGATTAATTTTTGTCCTAATAAGGTcttgttcttttgaacttaaagTTAGTTAATATAAGTTTCttgaatcctataagttcgatttggttgattcgaatcctataagttcgattcgattacataagttcgattcgattcgaatcctataagttcatttgattcgatcttataagttcgattcgaatcatataagttcgattgattcgattcgaatcctataagttgattcgaatcctataagttgattgattcgattcgaatcactataagttgattcgaatcctataagttcgattcgattcgattcgaatcctataagttgattcgaatcctataagttcgattcgattcgaatcctataagttaagttcagttcagatcctataagttcagttcagttcagatcagataagttttagtccaaaagaacagggcctaagtgcAAGAAAGATAGTAGAAAACGTAATGGTGAACAAACAagcaaaatagacaaacaaatttAAGGCATTATTCAACAATTTCAGATCCTTACCTGTAAATCGCGAGACATAAAGCGAGTAAATTTAGATTTAAGCAATACATTTATAAGATATACTCCCAATATTGATCTTTAACATGTATCCTTACTGCTTAGGTACACAATACACTAAAATTTTATATGGCAAAAgatttacaagattaattaattaagtttggtaaaataaATAATGAGTTCACATTTTACTTTTTCATGTGTAAATCTAAAAACTTATCCCGAATCAGTATAGACAAAGAGAATATACCTTTTTAATGTGGCTTAAGAACACACGCTAAAGAAATCGTTCATGTACAAAGTGTCCAGCATTCTGTATATATTTGGCTAAAAGATGGTAATTTAAGTAATGTGACCTTATTACTCAAAAAAAGAAAATGTAATGTGACGTCTAAATAAGTAAGATTCCCTGTTGACATATCAAGTTCTTGATCTAATTATGCAACCACAATAATATTGACAACTAACTTCCGTTGAAGTAAATTTTATGGTAATACGTATGCATGTGAGTAAAGTTTGTCGttttaatttattagtttaacTAGTTTGAAAACCCGTACTTCGTACGGGTTAATGACTTTGATTATATTAAAACCAAGTGATAAAACATTATTAATAAGGTGTTATGATTATTATAATGATAGGTGTGAAATTAAAACGCCAACTCGTGCCACATTCAACAAAtcaatatacggagtatattttattTGAGCCATATACCCACCTTTCAAATAGTAATGATCACTAAACAAATTCAATGTTTACAtgtctaatcatttgtttacgtatgattaaaatatctcttttaaagaaaaataaaagataataCGTGTGATAAATATGGTAGACTAATTTTGTTGATACTTAACATTGAATTTGTTTAGTGATCATATACTTATTAAGAGACTcgaaagattttgggttgatatatAAGTTCCAAAaataactcctatttataatcataggttcACCCCACTTTATGTTaatttttcgatgtgggacaatttgaCTATTTATACATTATTATTCAATGTTGGACAAATAACATTGTAAGAAGTACACTATCTTTTTCGCACCTagctcgacatccaacccgattacTAATGAGAAAATATACTATACTATATTCGTAATATTTTTCTATACTTATATGCATATATGATGATGTTTTTCTAAGTATGtaatttgtcccacattgaaaaataaagtaggtgtggtaaatatactacatataaatagttgagtTGTCCCACATCAGGTGATTATCATGGCGAAGTTTCCTAAAGATTACTTTAGGAAAGTAtgataaataatatttttggatgTAAAAAAAATAAAGTGTAGAATCTTTTAACAACTCGATTTAATAATGAACAAATACTATttatcaaatgaaatgtaaatgtttttatataaaaattataaatatgaCTTAGATATATAATGTAGGAAATatatccactttattttttatatcatattgtggaGATATGATACAACTCTTAAGAGTtctttaagacaatacttaagagactcaaaaaaaTTTGGGTCGATACCTAAATTTCAATAATGCCTCATATTTATACTCATAGAATCACCCTACCCtatgctaatctttcgatgtgagtcAATTTTGAATATGtgaaatataacatattaagaagctaagtacaccatctttaattaTATCATTAGAATAAGTAAGAGTTTCCATTAACATTAATCATTAACCATTTTAATTTACTAACTAAGagtttttttgtaaaactttttttttaaatgttgtgtttgccaaaaaaaaaaaagacctccccaacttatgttaatctttctatgtggaacaattctattatttatagagtaaattatcaatagctctcctttaaaataaactttttaaaatttacccccttttaaaaaaaatgtttaaaaattacacccaaaacattacaaaaatttaaaaattgctcCTTAACCcatatttttgcacttttatggcAAAAATGTCCTTCATGTTTTTATTTCCCATGTAATTTTTTTGATGTGGGATAATATTTGAGAGACTCAAAATATTTTGGATTGATATTTAAGTTTTAAGGATGACTTATATTTATAATTATAGGATCATTCTACCTTTTGTTAATCTTTCGATACTATTTATAATAGGATGACCCCACCTTATaataatctttcgatgtgagacaattgtattatttatacgtagtatgttcaccacaactacattatttttcaatgtatgTCATAACATATTAAGAAGTGCTTTTTCGTAGTTAGTTCGATATCTAActccgatttaataataagcaaatacaaTACAGTCTATTAATAATCgtaccttttttttttatatttttgttcAAATGATacgaaatctatactctaatgatttatcccaaatctaattatataattttcacaatTTTTTCCTCGCtaattttttgtcaaatgaaatgtaaatgtTTTTATATAAATAAACATGACTTGGATATATAATGTAGGAAATatatccactttattttttatatcatattgtggagatatgatacaactcttaagagctctttaagacaatacttaagagactcaaaagatttttggTTGATACCTAAATTTCAatgatgcctcctatttatactcatggaatcaccccaccttatgctaatctttcgatgtgggacaattttcaATATGtgaaatataacatattaagaagctaagtacaccatttttaatatgtgcaaattatatgaaatttatactctaatgatagcatttttttaccacaaatctaattatactattttcattatttttttaacgatacttttttttgtcaaatgaaatgtaaaagtttttatataaaaattagaaatatcacttgaatataatttaggaaatatatgttatattaattaaaagattttttactttattttttatatcaaaaattattattaatggtactttcctaaattgatttttgatgatgtggacagcTTAGAATCactcgaaaaaagcctcttttataaatatatatagattTGTTAGCTAATGATGAATTTATGTTTCGAAACTTATCATTTTAATATAACATAATAACATACTACTTGTAAGTTGTAACACATTGTTTTAGCAGGAAAGCAGATCAGATGTCAACTAGCTTAGTTGATAAAGTTTTGAGACATGGTATTCATGTCCTTGGTTTAAACCTCGTCAGCATCAAAATCACTTATATAGCTCCCTTACCAAAAAGAAAGATTGAAAAGCAGCAAATTATATTAATAACAACATAAATCTCCATGTGAGCAAATTAAAACAAGCCATGCAATATATTACACATTTCCTACACCATATTATACAATGAGTTTGACATAATTATACAAGAAGTAGTAGCTAAATAATTCAAATCGTCAAAAAATCTCACTTTTGTAACGACAATTATTACCAGGAATGTCGGCTAGTTCAAATAGTATTGATCGATCTTTACATAATTAGCTAAAAACTCAAGTATTACATACTTTCtctatttcattgaattatttaCATTTTTCAAATTCTCCTcatattttaaaaaatataaacaaTTCAATGAAATAAAGGAAGTACTGTATATAATAGTAGCTTGAATAATTAAAATTTCATAGAATATTTCTCAAACAATCAATATTATTTTATGAGTAGCTTATCAATACAAGCAACATTATAGAGACAATGATCTACCCTTTTTAGATAACTTAGCAATAATACTTTGAAAAACTTGAATATCACAAGGGATTTGTAATACACCTTGATGATTATACCCAAATTCATCGGCCGATAATTGAAGCAAAGCGACTATTGAAGGATCCTTCATAAACCAAGTCGGAACGACAAATTTCTTCCATTTCCCTTCTTCATTACCTACCATAACCGGTACGTGACCTTTCGGGGTCACACCACCTTGATCGTCGTATTTTCCATCGTcaatatctttatttttgttcGATAATCGAACGTAACTTGGTGGACGTGGTAGAAATTCCTTACTATTTGATCTTCCGATTATTTTTCCACCAAATTCTTTTGCCTTGACGAAGGCCATGTTTTTCGGGTCAATCATGTAGTAAAACAAGCTATGTGTGTATTAAGTGTTTTATAagcaatttttattgaatttaaGTAATGTGTGATAGCAACGTTTTGGTCTATTTATTACTCTCCGCCTCGGTCATTTGATTATTATCTTTAGTTTTAGTCTAAGGACAACGGAAAGAAGAGGAGcccgattatttgtttacctttgtcaAATTGCCTATCAACGatatttccaaaataaaaaattaaacaattgactgagataCCTTAAAATGTTGAATACCTAATAATATTAAGTGTTAAGTGTTTTATAagcaatttttattgaatttaaGTAATGTGTGATAGCAACGTTTTGGTCTATTTACTACTTtttccgtctcagtcatttgATTATCTTTAGTTTTAGCATAAAGACCACGGAAAGAGGAGGAcctgatcatttgtttacctttgtcaAATTGCTTATCAACGatatttccaaaataaaaaataaaataattgacTGAGATACCTTAAAATGTTGAATacctaataatattattaaattattaatatATATTTCTACGGTGTATTATTTTATAAACTAGTTTATGATTAAAGTAGGGTATATCCTGTTTGGGTTGAATTGTTATTAGTGGGTACTACTAGTCCTTTCCATGTCCTTTTATTTGGAGACTTTTGGAGATGAATAACGATTACGTGGCGGAAATTCATTTGTTAGCCTAATATATTAAGAAGTTATTTTTGCTAGTTACATATATGTCGAAATATATCTATAGTTACGCAAAATgattactttatttatttatttatttgaccGATAATTACGTACTCCTAACTCGGTAACTCCTAAGTTCTTCTTTACAACTCGTACGTGCACAAATTATTATTCTAATATTGAGAATCGTTTTTCTGTAGAAAAGTGATGgaatttagttattattattattatatgattTGAGATGTttcttattatttcatatataagAAGTATTGATAGGTTGTGTGGATTTTAAGACAAACGCGTGAACCTTGTTAAATGTTAACAATGCATCTGGTTTATCGAAAATGACCTTTTATTTTTGATATATGGATGCATCCCAAAAAATCGTTGATATATGGATTATAATATCTGTAGGAAAATTTGTAACATTATTAGACATTTTAACTCAAAATCAataataaaaagggtataaaacacACATAAAGGGGTACGATAAAGTGTTCTTttaataacttagtgagagaatGTCTGACGTCTGTCCAAAGTTTTTGTGCTTATACAAACATTTGTAAAACATTATTAACTCTTTTATATGCATTTTTATGTTAAGTAATTTCATTTGTCCTGCTCCGGCGAGAAAAGTAAAGATTACGACCACCGACTTTAAATGAATTAGACATTACTTATTAGTTTCCAacattaatttatttaattatttgttttcATAACCTCAGAAAAGCATTACTCTCTTGCCCAATCCTCCCAATTAATTAAAAACCGCACTTTTAATTTAGAACGTCCTTTTTAGTACTTAAGAAGATTGCATATAGGGTTCTTTGGCAAATTATTTTtacaaaatgggtccacgtataCTA
It includes:
- the LOC141589677 gene encoding auxin-induced protein X15-like, translated to MAFVKAKEFGGKIIGRSNSKEFLPRPPSYVRLSNKNKDIDDGKYDDQGGVTPKGHVPVMVGNEEGKWKKFVVPTWFMKDPSIVALLQLSADEFGYNHQGVLQIPCDIQVFQSIIAKLSKKGRSLSL